One region of Magnetospirillum sp. WYHS-4 genomic DNA includes:
- a CDS encoding NNMT/PNMT/TEMT family class I SAM-dependent methyltransferase, with amino-acid sequence MWPKAYLVQYYRQVRGENDFLLDAIAAGYVLWGRHGGKLLEVGGGPTIYQLVPACGWVDRIVFTDLLPENLAAVEAWRADEAGAHDWSSFFRHVHGPDADSKAAWLRSALAVQPPADAREIAAGRVFPPASFAAISSFFCLETLAADAADLAGLLGGLGALLGEGGAMILGVMRNCRSYRIGSAWVNSIPLNETDIEAVLARAGMGVRFLRTLPCPGEDGYDGLMVVLAERMRIRPTPPDGRSPPGCC; translated from the coding sequence ATGTGGCCGAAAGCCTATCTGGTGCAGTACTACCGACAGGTGCGGGGGGAAAACGATTTCCTCCTGGACGCCATTGCCGCCGGCTACGTCCTTTGGGGGCGGCATGGTGGCAAACTGCTCGAAGTCGGGGGCGGGCCTACCATCTACCAGCTTGTTCCGGCATGCGGATGGGTGGACAGGATCGTCTTCACCGATCTGCTGCCCGAGAATTTGGCCGCTGTGGAGGCTTGGCGGGCGGACGAGGCCGGTGCCCACGACTGGTCCTCCTTCTTCCGCCATGTCCACGGTCCGGATGCCGACAGCAAGGCGGCCTGGCTGCGCTCGGCCTTGGCGGTCCAGCCCCCGGCCGACGCCCGGGAAATCGCTGCCGGACGGGTCTTTCCGCCCGCTTCCTTCGCGGCGATCTCCAGTTTCTTCTGCCTGGAAACCCTGGCGGCGGATGCCGCCGATCTGGCGGGCCTACTGGGGGGATTGGGGGCGCTGCTCGGGGAAGGGGGCGCCATGATCCTCGGGGTCATGCGCAACTGCCGCTCCTATCGCATCGGGTCCGCCTGGGTGAACTCCATTCCTTTGAACGAAACGGATATCGAAGCGGTGCTGGCGCGGGCGGGAATGGGAGTCCGGTTCTTGCGCACCCTCCCCTGTCCCGGAGAAGACGGCTACGACGGCTTGATGGTGGTGTTGGCCGAAAGGATGCGGATCAGACCCACCCCGCCTGA